A single genomic interval of Phocoenobacter uteri harbors:
- the mglB gene encoding galactose/glucose ABC transporter substrate-binding protein MglB, with translation MKKTLLSAVALAVGFGSVATASAADMPIGVTIYKYDDNFMALMRQEIEKEANALGGIELSMNDSQNQQSIQNDQIDGLLSRDPIVKALAINLVDPGAAKTVIRKAKGDDVPIVFFNRDPGNAALDTYDKAYFVGTNPEESGVMQGQLIAKQWKAHPEFDLNKDGKIQYALLKGEPGHPDAEARTKFVIKELNDQGFKTEELFIDTGMWDASMAKDKMQSWLSNPKGKDIEVVICNNDGMAMGAFNAIKAAGKQLPIFGVDALPEVLQMVKKGEILGTVLNDGVNQGKAVMQLSKNLASGKVPTEGMSYQMKDKRINVPYVAIDADNLNEFLK, from the coding sequence ATGAAAAAAACGCTTTTAAGTGCAGTAGCATTAGCAGTCGGTTTTGGTTCAGTCGCAACAGCATCAGCAGCTGATATGCCTATCGGTGTAACCATTTACAAATACGACGATAACTTTATGGCGTTGATGCGTCAAGAAATTGAAAAAGAAGCGAATGCACTTGGTGGCATTGAGTTAAGTATGAATGACTCTCAAAACCAACAGTCAATCCAAAATGACCAAATTGATGGTCTGCTTTCAAGAGATCCTATCGTAAAAGCATTAGCAATCAACTTAGTTGACCCAGGTGCAGCAAAAACTGTTATCCGTAAAGCAAAAGGCGACGATGTTCCAATCGTGTTCTTCAACCGTGATCCAGGTAATGCAGCACTTGATACTTATGATAAAGCTTACTTTGTAGGAACAAACCCTGAAGAGTCTGGTGTAATGCAAGGTCAATTGATTGCTAAACAATGGAAAGCACATCCTGAATTTGACTTAAATAAAGATGGTAAAATCCAATATGCTTTATTAAAAGGCGAACCTGGACACCCAGATGCTGAAGCACGTACTAAATTTGTTATCAAAGAATTAAACGATCAAGGTTTCAAAACTGAAGAACTCTTTATCGATACCGGTATGTGGGATGCTTCAATGGCTAAAGATAAAATGCAATCTTGGTTATCTAATCCTAAAGGTAAAGATATTGAAGTTGTTATCTGTAACAACGATGGTATGGCAATGGGTGCATTCAATGCAATCAAAGCCGCAGGTAAACAATTACCAATCTTCGGTGTGGATGCTCTTCCTGAAGTTTTACAAATGGTGAAAAAAGGTGAAATTTTAGGTACTGTTCTTAATGATGGTGTAAACCAAGGTAAAGCTGTTATGCAACTTTCTAAAAACTTAGCAAGTGGCAAAGTGCCAACTGAAGGTATGAGCTATCAAATGAAGGATAAACGTATTAACGTTCCTTATGTTGCAATTGATGCAGACAACTTAAATGAATTCTTAAAATAA
- the galT gene encoding galactose-1-phosphate uridylyltransferase: MEHLFDPTEHPHRRYNPLTDQWVLVSPHRAKRPWQGQQEKVVEENKPSYDPNCYLCPSNKRITGEQNPAYTQPFVFKNDFSALLSDTPAPQQQQDPLFQSSQAQGESRVVCFSPDHSKTLPLLTIDEITEVIKTWQGQLQELGQKYQWVQIFENKGAAMGCSNPHPHGQIWASNFLPNEVAQADKTQAEYLKKHHSVLLMDYVNRELELKERIVVETEYWVAVVPYWAVWPFETLLLPKQHIKRLTDLTPAQEVDLALALKQLTTKYDNLFGISFPYSMGFHAAPFNGKENEHWQLHAHFYPPLLRSATVRKFMVGYEMLAESQRDLTAEQAAERLRALPDVHYKLQAE, from the coding sequence ATGGAACATTTATTTGACCCAACCGAACACCCGCATCGTCGTTATAACCCCTTGACAGATCAATGGGTTTTAGTTTCACCTCACCGAGCAAAACGCCCTTGGCAAGGTCAGCAAGAGAAAGTGGTGGAAGAGAATAAACCAAGTTATGATCCGAACTGCTATTTATGCCCGAGTAATAAACGCATTACAGGGGAACAAAATCCCGCTTATACTCAACCTTTCGTATTTAAAAATGATTTTTCAGCTCTTTTAAGTGATACTCCCGCCCCTCAACAGCAGCAAGATCCCCTATTTCAAAGTTCACAGGCACAGGGAGAAAGCCGAGTCGTTTGCTTCTCACCGGATCACAGTAAAACATTACCTTTATTGACGATTGATGAAATCACCGAAGTGATCAAAACGTGGCAAGGGCAGTTGCAGGAATTAGGTCAAAAATATCAATGGGTACAAATTTTTGAGAATAAAGGAGCCGCAATGGGTTGTTCAAATCCACACCCACACGGTCAAATTTGGGCAAGTAATTTCTTACCAAATGAAGTCGCCCAAGCGGATAAAACACAGGCTGAATATTTGAAAAAACATCATTCAGTGCTTTTAATGGACTACGTCAATCGTGAGTTAGAACTAAAAGAACGTATTGTGGTAGAAACAGAATATTGGGTAGCGGTTGTGCCTTATTGGGCGGTATGGCCATTTGAAACCTTGCTACTTCCAAAACAGCATATTAAACGTTTAACCGATTTAACCCCTGCTCAGGAAGTTGATTTAGCCCTTGCGTTAAAACAGCTAACAACCAAATACGATAATTTATTTGGTATTTCATTCCCTTACTCAATGGGCTTTCACGCTGCACCTTTTAATGGCAAAGAGAATGAACATTGGCAGCTACACGCCCATTTCTATCCGCCTTTACTACGCAGTGCAACGGTACGTAAATTTATGGTGGGCTATGAAATGCTGGCAGAAAGTCAGCGAGATTTAACGGCAGAGCAAGCGGCTGAACGATTAAGAGCATTGCCAGACGTACATTATAAATTACAGGCGGAATAG
- the galK gene encoding galactokinase: MQPVEKSKQLFIEKFNQDPTLCVYAPGRVNVIGEHTDYNDGFVMPCAINYGTAISGVKRNDTIFKVYAADLDQFDEFDLSQPITKNSKAKWTGYVRGVVKFIQERCPEFKQGADLVISGNVPLSSGLSSSASLEVAVGKFCQQLGNLSLSHTEIALIGQKAENQFVGANCGNMDQLISALGQKDNLLMIDCRSLETKPTPVPQDVAVMIVNSNVKHDLVTGEYNTRRQQCEKAAEFFGVKALRDVSIEEFAKREQELTACDPEMAKRARHVVTENQRVLDAVQALEKGDLTLLGKLMYASHDSMRDDFEITVPEIDYLVELAQVVIGSTGGARMTGGGFGGCIVAIAPTEKVEAVQKIIADNYQKQTGLKETFYVCTASQGVSVC; this comes from the coding sequence ATGCAACCAGTTGAAAAATCTAAACAATTATTTATTGAGAAATTTAATCAAGATCCAACATTGTGTGTGTATGCACCAGGGCGAGTCAATGTGATTGGTGAACATACTGATTATAATGATGGCTTTGTTATGCCTTGTGCGATCAACTATGGAACGGCAATCAGCGGAGTAAAACGTAATGATACGATTTTCAAAGTCTATGCAGCTGATTTAGATCAGTTTGATGAATTTGATTTAAGCCAACCGATCACAAAAAATAGTAAAGCTAAATGGACAGGCTATGTACGTGGTGTGGTTAAATTTATTCAAGAGCGTTGCCCTGAATTTAAACAGGGGGCAGATTTAGTCATCAGTGGCAATGTACCTTTATCATCGGGTTTGAGTTCTTCGGCATCATTAGAAGTGGCGGTAGGAAAATTCTGTCAGCAATTAGGCAATCTTTCACTTTCTCATACTGAAATTGCGTTAATCGGGCAGAAAGCGGAGAATCAATTTGTGGGTGCAAATTGTGGCAATATGGATCAGCTAATTTCAGCATTAGGGCAAAAAGATAATTTATTGATGATTGATTGTCGTAGCTTAGAAACCAAACCAACGCCAGTGCCACAAGATGTTGCTGTGATGATTGTAAATTCAAATGTGAAACACGATTTGGTAACGGGGGAATATAACACTCGTCGCCAGCAATGTGAAAAAGCAGCTGAATTTTTTGGTGTAAAAGCATTGCGAGATGTGTCTATTGAAGAATTTGCAAAAAGAGAACAAGAATTGACCGCTTGCGATCCTGAAATGGCAAAACGAGCAAGACACGTGGTCACTGAAAATCAACGTGTATTAGACGCGGTGCAAGCCTTAGAAAAAGGTGATTTAACCTTATTGGGCAAATTGATGTATGCTTCCCACGATTCAATGCGAGATGATTTTGAAATTACCGTGCCTGAAATTGATTATTTAGTGGAATTAGCTCAAGTCGTGATTGGCTCAACAGGGGGGGCAAGAATGACAGGCGGTGGCTTTGGTGGCTGTATTGTGGCGATTGCACCAACGGAAAAAGTGGAAGCCGTCCAAAAAATTATTGCAGATAATTACCAAAAACAAACAGGCTTAAAAGAGACTTTCTATGTTTGTACTGCATCACAAGGGGTATCAGTATGCTAA
- a CDS encoding substrate-binding domain-containing protein: protein MVTIRDVAKLAGVSVATVSRVLNNSISSEKSRLAVLQAVEKLEYSPNANAQALALKNTDTIGVVVTDVTDSFFAILVKAVDQVASEYGKSILIGIGYHNAEKEKNAIDTLLRKRCSCLVVHSKALDDKTLKNYLDNVPSMVIINRVIKGYEHRCVNLDNQRGTFLATETLISLGHKKIGYIGSNHNISDEEERRNGYLDALKTYQLNKLNSAIVHTSPDFDGGEKAMIELLSYHSDLTAVVTYNDNIAAGALSVLNENNIKVPEQFSVIGFDDMPIARYLIPKLTTIRYPIDLMASYAAKLALNLADKTFECPSYVQFKPTLVKRFSIENAPKK, encoded by the coding sequence ATGGTCACTATCCGTGATGTTGCAAAATTAGCGGGCGTCTCTGTTGCAACAGTGTCAAGAGTATTAAACAATTCAATTTCAAGTGAAAAATCTCGACTTGCTGTATTACAAGCTGTTGAAAAACTCGAATATTCTCCTAATGCAAATGCACAGGCTCTTGCATTGAAAAATACTGATACCATTGGGGTTGTCGTGACCGACGTAACCGACTCTTTCTTTGCAATTCTCGTTAAAGCCGTTGATCAAGTCGCCTCTGAGTATGGTAAAAGTATTTTAATTGGCATTGGTTATCACAATGCGGAGAAAGAAAAAAATGCGATTGATACCTTATTGCGTAAACGTTGTAGTTGCTTGGTGGTACATAGCAAAGCCTTAGATGATAAGACGCTTAAAAATTATTTGGATAATGTACCCAGTATGGTCATTATCAACCGTGTCATAAAAGGGTATGAGCATCGTTGCGTCAATTTAGATAATCAGCGTGGCACATTTTTAGCAACAGAAACCCTCATCTCTTTAGGGCATAAAAAAATTGGTTACATAGGCTCTAATCATAATATTTCCGACGAAGAAGAACGTCGAAATGGGTATTTAGATGCACTAAAAACCTATCAACTCAATAAATTAAATAGTGCAATCGTACATACTTCGCCTGATTTTGATGGTGGCGAAAAAGCAATGATTGAGTTATTAAGTTATCATTCAGATCTCACTGCAGTAGTGACCTATAACGACAATATCGCCGCAGGGGCATTGTCGGTTTTAAATGAAAATAATATTAAAGTGCCAGAACAGTTTTCAGTTATTGGCTTTGATGATATGCCGATTGCTCGCTATCTTATTCCCAAATTAACCACCATTCGCTATCCTATTGATTTAATGGCAAGTTATGCTGCAAAACTAGCATTGAATCTTGCCGATAAAACGTTTGAATGCCCTTCTTATGTTCAGTTCAAACCAACCTTAGTGAAACGGTTTTCAATTGAAAATGCACCGAAAAAGTAG
- the cspE gene encoding transcription antiterminator/RNA stability regulator CspE → MSKLTGIVKWFNSEKGFGFITPSNGGKDVFVHFSGIVGDNYRTLNENDNVEFEVQDSQRGPAAVEVKVI, encoded by the coding sequence ATGTCTAAATTAACTGGTATCGTAAAATGGTTCAACTCTGAGAAAGGTTTTGGTTTCATCACTCCATCTAACGGCGGAAAAGATGTATTCGTTCACTTTTCAGGAATCGTTGGTGATAACTACAGAACATTAAATGAAAACGATAATGTTGAATTTGAAGTTCAAGACAGCCAACGTGGTCCAGCTGCGGTTGAAGTAAAAGTTATCTAA
- the pgi gene encoding glucose-6-phosphate isomerase, translated as MKNINPVQTAAWSQLEQHKAENLTIAELFAQDNQRFDSYSRQFEDQMLVDFSKNAINQTTLDLLYKLAKECQLESAKQAMFSGQKINRTEDRAVLHTALRNRANTPIMVDGSDVMPEVNAVLAKMKGFCERVISGEWKGYTDKAITDVINIGIGGSDLGPYMVTEALRPYKNHLTMHFVSNVDGTHIAETLKKCNPETTLVLVASKTFTTQETMTNAHSARDWLLASAKDESAVAKHFVALSTNATEVAKFGIDTENMFEFWSWVGGRYSLWSAIGLSIALSIGFENFEQLLEGAHAMDNHFLTAPVEQNIPTLLALIGIWNSNFLGAETEAILPYDQYLHRFAAYFQQGNMESNGKYVGRDGKVVTHQTGPIIWGEPGTNGQHAFYQLIHQGTKIIPCDFIAPAQTHNQVSDHHSKLLSNFFAQTEALAFGKSKEVVEKEFLDAGKTLEEVAEIVPFKVFEGNRPTNSILVQKITPYSLGALIAMYEHKIFVQGVIFNIYSFDQWGVELGKQLANRILPELENDETIASHDSSTNGLINQFKAWR; from the coding sequence CACAGGATAATCAGCGTTTTGATAGCTATTCACGTCAATTTGAAGATCAAATGTTAGTGGATTTTTCAAAAAATGCGATCAATCAAACAACCTTAGATTTATTGTATAAATTAGCGAAAGAGTGTCAGCTTGAATCTGCAAAACAAGCGATGTTCTCTGGTCAAAAAATTAACCGTACCGAAGATCGTGCGGTATTGCATACTGCATTGCGTAATCGTGCGAATACGCCAATTATGGTGGACGGTAGCGATGTAATGCCAGAAGTAAATGCTGTGCTAGCAAAAATGAAAGGATTTTGTGAGCGTGTAATTTCTGGCGAGTGGAAAGGTTATACAGATAAAGCGATTACTGATGTAATTAACATTGGTATCGGTGGTTCAGATTTAGGTCCTTATATGGTAACTGAAGCGTTACGTCCATATAAAAATCATTTAACAATGCACTTTGTGTCTAACGTGGACGGTACACACATTGCAGAAACCTTGAAAAAATGCAACCCTGAAACGACGCTTGTGTTAGTGGCATCAAAAACCTTCACAACACAGGAAACAATGACGAATGCACACTCAGCACGTGATTGGTTATTAGCAAGTGCGAAAGATGAAAGTGCAGTAGCGAAACACTTCGTGGCACTTTCAACTAATGCAACCGAAGTCGCAAAATTTGGTATTGATACTGAAAATATGTTTGAATTCTGGAGCTGGGTTGGCGGACGTTATTCATTATGGTCAGCAATCGGGCTTTCAATTGCGTTATCTATTGGTTTTGAAAACTTTGAGCAGTTGCTTGAAGGGGCACACGCAATGGATAATCACTTCTTAACTGCACCTGTTGAGCAAAATATCCCAACACTTTTAGCCTTAATTGGTATTTGGAACAGCAATTTCTTAGGGGCTGAAACTGAAGCAATTTTACCTTATGATCAATACTTACACCGCTTTGCGGCATACTTCCAACAAGGAAATATGGAATCGAACGGTAAATATGTTGGACGTGATGGCAAAGTGGTGACACATCAAACAGGCCCAATTATTTGGGGCGAACCAGGTACAAATGGTCAGCACGCTTTCTATCAGTTGATCCATCAAGGCACAAAAATCATTCCTTGTGATTTTATTGCACCGGCACAAACACACAACCAAGTGTCGGATCATCACAGTAAATTACTGTCAAACTTCTTCGCCCAAACAGAAGCATTAGCGTTTGGTAAATCAAAAGAAGTGGTGGAAAAAGAGTTTTTAGACGCAGGTAAAACCCTTGAAGAAGTAGCGGAAATCGTACCATTCAAAGTGTTTGAAGGTAACCGTCCAACTAACTCAATTTTAGTACAGAAAATCACACCTTATAGTTTAGGTGCATTGATTGCGATGTATGAGCATAAAATTTTCGTACAAGGTGTTATTTTCAACATTTATAGCTTTGACCAATGGGGCGTTGAATTAGGTAAACAATTAGCGAACCGTATTCTTCCAGAGCTTGAAAATGATGAAACGATTGCAAGCCACGATAGTTCAACCAATGGTTTGATCAATCAGTTTAAGGCTTGGCGTTAG
- the cspE gene encoding transcription antiterminator/RNA stability regulator CspE, with protein MSKLTGIVKWFNSDKGFGFITPSNGGKDVFVHFSGIVGDNYRSLNENDNVEFSVQDSQRGPAAIDVKVI; from the coding sequence ATGTCTAAATTAACTGGTATCGTAAAATGGTTTAACTCTGATAAAGGTTTTGGTTTCATCACTCCATCTAATGGTGGAAAAGATGTATTCGTTCACTTTTCAGGTATCGTTGGTGATAACTACAGATCATTAAATGAAAATGATAACGTTGAATTCAGCGTTCAAGATAGCCAACGTGGCCCAGCTGCGATTGACGTAAAAGTTATCTAA
- the mglA gene encoding galactose/methyl galactoside ABC transporter ATP-binding protein MglA: MTAQNTASIPKGEVLLEMTNVSKTFPGVKALDQANLTVRSYSVHALMGENGAGKSTLLKCLFGIYAKDEGEILFLGKPTDFKTSKEALENGISMVHQELNLVRQQSVMDNIWLGRYPTKGGFIDHKKMYNDTKVIFDELDINVDPKEKVGKLSVSQMQMIEIAKAFSYNAKIVIMDEPTSSLSEKEVDHLFKIIKKLQDRGCGIIYISHKMDEIFKICDEVTILRDGKWINTVNVADCTMDDIVSMMVGRELTQRFPPKTNTPKEVILEVEGLTATNQPSIQDVSFNLHKGEVLGIAGLVGARRTDIVETIFGVREKKSGTIKLHDKIVKNRTALEAINNGFALVTEERRSTGIYANLSIEFNSLISNMKSYLGSLGLLSNKKMKSDTQWVIDSMNVKTPSHQTTIGSLSGGNQQKVVIGRWLLTQPEILMLDEPTRGIDIGAKFEIYQLILDLAKKDKGIIMISSEMPELLGVTDRILVMSNGKVAGIVNTAETSQEEILQLAAKYL; the protein is encoded by the coding sequence ATGACAGCACAAAACACAGCATCAATACCTAAAGGTGAAGTGCTACTTGAAATGACAAATGTCAGTAAAACCTTTCCTGGAGTAAAAGCACTTGACCAAGCAAATTTAACAGTACGGTCCTACTCGGTTCACGCACTAATGGGTGAAAATGGAGCAGGAAAGTCAACTTTATTAAAGTGTTTATTTGGTATTTATGCCAAAGATGAAGGGGAAATCCTCTTTTTAGGAAAGCCAACAGATTTTAAAACATCAAAAGAAGCCCTTGAAAACGGGATATCAATGGTTCACCAAGAACTAAATTTAGTTCGTCAACAAAGCGTTATGGATAATATCTGGCTGGGACGCTACCCAACCAAAGGTGGTTTCATTGATCATAAAAAAATGTATAACGATACAAAAGTCATCTTTGATGAGCTAGATATTAACGTTGATCCAAAAGAAAAAGTCGGTAAATTATCCGTTTCACAAATGCAGATGATTGAAATTGCAAAAGCGTTTTCTTATAACGCTAAAATTGTAATTATGGATGAACCAACATCTTCCCTTTCAGAAAAAGAAGTGGATCATCTCTTTAAAATTATCAAAAAATTACAAGATCGTGGCTGTGGCATTATCTACATTTCTCACAAAATGGATGAAATCTTCAAAATTTGCGATGAAGTGACAATCTTACGAGACGGTAAATGGATCAACACTGTCAATGTCGCAGATTGCACGATGGATGATATCGTTTCAATGATGGTAGGTCGTGAATTAACACAACGTTTCCCACCAAAAACCAATACGCCAAAAGAAGTAATTTTAGAGGTCGAAGGACTCACTGCAACAAACCAGCCATCCATCCAAGATGTCAGTTTTAACCTACACAAAGGTGAAGTTTTAGGTATTGCAGGCTTAGTGGGTGCAAGACGAACCGATATTGTCGAAACAATTTTTGGTGTGCGTGAGAAAAAATCGGGAACGATAAAATTACACGACAAAATTGTTAAAAATCGTACCGCTTTAGAAGCCATTAACAATGGATTTGCCCTAGTAACCGAAGAACGTCGTTCTACTGGTATTTATGCAAACTTAAGTATTGAATTTAACTCGTTAATTTCTAATATGAAATCCTATTTAGGTTCTCTTGGATTATTGAGTAATAAAAAAATGAAAAGCGATACCCAATGGGTTATCGATTCAATGAATGTGAAAACGCCCTCTCATCAAACAACAATTGGCTCACTTTCAGGGGGTAACCAACAAAAAGTGGTTATTGGTCGTTGGCTACTGACCCAACCTGAAATTTTGATGCTTGATGAGCCTACTCGTGGTATTGATATCGGTGCAAAATTTGAAATTTATCAGCTCATCTTAGATCTCGCTAAAAAAGATAAAGGTATCATTATGATTTCATCAGAAATGCCGGAGCTTTTAGGTGTAACGGATCGAATCTTAGTAATGAGTAACGGAAAAGTTGCGGGTATCGTCAACACAGCAGAAACCTCGCAAGAAGAAATTTTGCAATTAGCGGCTAAATATTTATAA
- the galM gene encoding galactose-1-epimerase encodes MLTETVTGIAPDNQPFHLFTLTNGNGMSVQVMDWGATWVSCKVPVNHQPKEVLLGCQPQDYPLQQVYLGATVGRYANRIANASFQLNGKEYKLVANQGKHQLHGGNGFSHRRWDLKQKSENSVTFSLFSEDGDQGFGGNVTVFVTYHLTENNEVKIEFEGESDQDTPLNLTNHSYFNLDNAELGTDIRNHKLQLNADYFLPVDKEGIPNAPLKAVENTSFDFRNEKVIGKEFLKEEQELTKGYDHSFLLNQKSDQPCAILTASDNALQLQVFTSQSALQVYTGNYLAGTPNRCNEKYKDCSGIALETQALPDTPNHLEWQKYGGIVKAGEKYKQKTIFKFVKKSIVDQ; translated from the coding sequence ATGCTAACGGAAACCGTCACTGGCATAGCGCCTGACAACCAACCTTTTCACCTATTTACTTTAACGAATGGCAATGGAATGTCCGTTCAAGTAATGGATTGGGGTGCAACGTGGGTGTCGTGCAAAGTGCCTGTTAATCATCAGCCAAAAGAAGTGTTATTAGGTTGCCAACCACAGGATTATCCTCTGCAACAGGTGTATTTGGGTGCGACAGTGGGGCGTTATGCGAACCGTATTGCCAATGCGAGCTTTCAATTAAATGGTAAGGAATATAAATTAGTTGCTAATCAAGGTAAGCACCAGTTACACGGTGGTAATGGATTTAGCCATAGACGTTGGGATCTAAAACAGAAAAGTGAAAATTCAGTCACGTTTTCACTCTTTTCAGAAGATGGCGATCAAGGATTTGGTGGTAATGTAACGGTTTTTGTGACTTATCATTTAACAGAAAATAATGAAGTAAAAATTGAATTTGAAGGGGAGTCTGACCAAGATACGCCACTGAATTTAACCAATCATAGTTATTTTAATTTAGATAATGCGGAGCTAGGGACGGATATTCGCAATCATAAATTACAGCTAAATGCAGACTATTTTTTACCTGTTGATAAGGAAGGTATTCCAAATGCCCCTTTAAAAGCCGTTGAAAACACTAGTTTTGATTTTAGGAATGAAAAAGTGATTGGTAAAGAATTTTTGAAAGAAGAGCAAGAGCTAACCAAAGGCTATGATCATTCTTTCTTATTAAATCAAAAAAGTGATCAACCTTGTGCGATTTTAACTGCCTCAGATAACGCATTACAATTACAAGTATTCACTTCGCAGTCTGCATTACAAGTTTATACGGGGAATTATCTTGCAGGAACACCGAATCGTTGTAATGAAAAGTATAAAGATTGCTCAGGAATTGCACTAGAAACCCAAGCACTACCTGATACACCTAACCATTTAGAATGGCAAAAATATGGTGGCATTGTTAAAGCAGGAGAAAAATATAAGCAAAAAACAATTTTTAAATTTGTAAAAAAGAGTATTGTTGATCAATAA
- the mglC gene encoding galactose/methyl galactoside ABC transporter permease MglC: MSALKQNKSLDFLKQNAIYFVLLILLTVIISQDSSFLSLRNFSNILTQSSVRLIIALGVAGLLVTQGTDLSAGRQVGLTAVVSATLLQSLDNVNRVFPDLGEIPIPVVILIVCAIGAIIGLINGLVIAVLNVTPFIATLGTMIIVYGINSLYYDAVGASPIAGFSDAFLDFTQNFFRIGSFKLSYITIYAAIITVLVWIMWNKTRFGKNIFAIGGNPEAARVSGVNVTRNLIVIYMIAGMLYAFAGMLEGGRVGSATNNLGFMYELDAIAACVVGGVSFAGGVGTVAGVVTGVLIFTLINYGLTYIGVNPYWQYIIKGSIIIFAVAIDSLKYAKKK, encoded by the coding sequence ATGTCAGCCTTAAAACAAAACAAATCTCTTGATTTTTTAAAACAAAATGCAATTTATTTTGTATTATTGATCTTACTTACTGTGATTATTTCACAAGATTCAAGCTTTTTAAGTTTACGTAACTTTAGTAATATCTTAACCCAATCATCAGTACGTCTTATCATCGCTCTTGGGGTAGCAGGATTGCTTGTTACACAAGGAACCGACTTATCAGCAGGTCGCCAAGTAGGTCTTACTGCGGTAGTCTCTGCAACATTATTACAATCACTTGATAACGTAAACCGTGTTTTCCCTGATTTAGGCGAAATTCCAATTCCAGTGGTTATTTTAATCGTCTGTGCGATTGGTGCAATTATCGGCTTAATCAATGGTCTCGTTATTGCGGTGCTAAACGTAACCCCATTCATTGCAACCTTAGGGACAATGATCATCGTTTACGGTATTAACTCTCTATACTATGATGCTGTTGGTGCTTCACCAATCGCTGGATTTAGTGATGCCTTCCTAGATTTCACCCAAAACTTCTTTAGAATAGGTTCATTTAAACTCTCCTATATCACCATTTATGCTGCCATTATTACCGTGTTAGTTTGGATTATGTGGAACAAAACCCGCTTTGGTAAAAATATCTTTGCTATCGGTGGTAACCCAGAAGCCGCTCGTGTATCAGGGGTAAACGTAACTCGCAACCTCATCGTCATCTATATGATCGCAGGTATGTTATACGCTTTCGCTGGTATGCTTGAAGGTGGACGTGTAGGTAGTGCAACCAACAACTTAGGTTTTATGTACGAACTTGATGCCATCGCAGCCTGTGTGGTTGGGGGCGTATCCTTCGCGGGTGGTGTGGGTACTGTTGCTGGTGTGGTAACAGGGGTACTTATCTTCACCCTCATCAACTACGGCTTAACCTATATCGGTGTAAACCCATACTGGCAATACATCATCAAAGGTAGCATTATCATCTTTGCTGTTGCGATTGATAGCTTAAAATATGCGAAGAAAAAATAA